One Ostrea edulis chromosome 2, xbOstEdul1.1, whole genome shotgun sequence genomic region harbors:
- the LOC125679661 gene encoding hemicentin-1-like — MDRKNSGQYSCTVWNPVFGTRVDSSNTVTLDIKYRTVRLSSIKKNITLEVNRNLPSNVVCTIDCNYGGCGSSIIRVLRNSEVYNTIHPNQSIFPSRQALVSDDGIYKCILSDNTESAEDIHLHILYGPRNVRIMKGLTNADAEIVLREGYTGTSLTCVSDCNPACSISWYKDGGVLSPQRWKTIYIISNRRSSGNYGCAATSGIEGTVSSKQVKVTVHYSPKTVKIMPGSNVYYSRRGGRPLENITCQADCLPECNYTWKIEMPYWLDTVFDTGDTLFANKGFWYNSDKRFKCVAKNDVSERESRWITVDMKKGPDNTRITTKPPRGSEHEPFEMECSATCKDGCLSYHWFHDRKLIHNGERLHFSTLLKTDNGVYTCTVRDYFGTTSKSYDLNVQCDSTMYDMSTDQDDVTDQNVTSSLSSAKTTNRRSIIRNEEILTLRAEREKYNQETKKLKEEAEYYRIKSMYLKMRMIQSNKDSD, encoded by the exons ATGGATCGAAAAAACTCGGGACAGTACAGCTGCACAGTCTGGAATCCTGTGTTCGGGACTCGTGTCGATTCGTCTAACACAGTCACACTTGATATCAAAT ATAGGACTGTCAGGTTATCATCTATAAAGAAGAATATTACACTTGAGGTAAACCGTAATCTTCCATCCAATGTTGTGTGTACCATTGACTGCAACTATGGAGGCTGTGGTTCTTCTATCATCAGGGTTCTGAGGAATTCCGAGGTCTACAATACGATTCATCCTAACCAGAGCATATTTCCAAGTCGACAAGCGCTTGTCTCAGATGATGgaatttataaatgtatattatctgACAACACCGAGTCGGCTGAAGACATTCATCTGCATATACTAT ATGGACCAAGAAACGTCAGAATTATGAAGGGCTTGACAAATGCCGATGCTGAAATTGTTCTGAGAGAGGGATATACTGGTACTTCGCTGACTTGTGTGTCCGACTGCAATCCAGCATGTAGCATATCGTGGTATAAAGATGGGGGAGTGCTGTCTCCTCAACGATGGAAGACCATTTATATTATATCCAACAGACGGAGTTCTGGTAATTATGGATGTGCAGCAACAAGTGGAATTGAAGGGACTGTGTCTTCTAAACAAGTGAAAGTAACAGTTCACT ATTCGCCTAAGACTGTGAAAATAATGCCAGGCAGTAACGTTTATTATTCACGACGAGGAGGAAGACCACTGGAGAATATCACATGTCAAGCGGACTGTCTGCCAGAGTGTAACTACACGTGGAAGATAGAGATGCCATATTGGCTGGACACAGTCTTTGATACAGGCGACACGTTATTTGCAAATAAAGGGTTCTGGTATAACAGTGATAAACGCTTTAAATGTGTGGCAAAGAACGATGTCAGCGAAAGAGAAAGTAGATGGATAACAGTCGACATGAAGA AGGGACCGGATAATACAAGGATTACAACAAAACCTCCACGTGGAAGTGAACACGAGCCGTTTGAAATGGAGTGTTCGGCTACTTGCAAAGATGGATGTCTATCCTACCATTGGTTCCACGATAGAAAGTTAATTCACAATGGGGAACGTCTTCACTTTAGCACCCTTTTAAAGACAGATAATGGAGTATACACCTGTACAGTCAGAGACTACTTTGGAACAACCTCTAAATCCTATGATTTGAACGTACAAT GTGATTCCACCATGTATGATATGAGCACTGACCAGGATGACGTCACCGACCAGAATGTGACATCTTCCTTATCCAGTGCTAAGACGACGAATAGAAGGAGTATTATAAGAAACGAGGAAATATTGACACTGAGAGCCGAGAGAGAAAAGTACAATCAGGAAACAAAGAAACTGAAAGAGGAGGCGGAATATTATAGAATCAAATCGATGTATCTAAAAATGAGAATGATACAGTCAAACAAAGATTCCGATTAA